A window of the Cystobacter fuscus genome harbors these coding sequences:
- a CDS encoding SCO family protein codes for MSSRSRPTSTLFALAFLLLLARRAEAFGPPTHSEPALNTPPSALEAVRVDEKLGGPVPLDTELIDEGGQRVTLRQMLSPDRPTVLSLAYFRCPQLCSLVLKGLVKSLSETQLGLGKDYHSITLSIDPRDTPEEASKWRARYLQQLGQPEQAPWRFLTGTQEQVKKVADAVGFGYAYDKSSDQYAHAAVVMVLSPQGTVSRYLYGVDFPAMDMRLAINEAAQGKAGITLERVMLSCFKYDPATRRYGFYVFGFLRMWWFVGVGMAATLAVLIRRNARQRQASGNGA; via the coding sequence TTGTCGAGCCGATCCCGCCCCACTTCCACCTTGTTCGCCCTGGCCTTCCTCCTGTTGCTCGCGAGACGCGCCGAGGCGTTTGGTCCTCCGACCCACTCGGAGCCCGCGCTGAACACCCCGCCCTCGGCGCTCGAGGCGGTCCGGGTGGACGAGAAGCTGGGCGGGCCGGTTCCCTTGGACACCGAGCTCATCGATGAGGGTGGTCAGCGCGTCACGCTCCGGCAGATGCTGTCCCCGGATCGGCCGACGGTGCTCTCCCTGGCCTACTTCCGTTGCCCCCAGCTATGCAGTCTGGTGCTCAAGGGTCTCGTCAAGAGCTTGAGCGAGACCCAGCTCGGGCTGGGCAAGGACTACCATTCGATCACCCTCTCCATCGATCCGCGTGACACGCCCGAGGAGGCCTCGAAGTGGCGGGCGCGCTACCTCCAGCAACTGGGTCAGCCCGAGCAGGCCCCATGGCGGTTCCTCACCGGCACGCAGGAGCAGGTGAAGAAGGTGGCGGACGCGGTGGGCTTTGGCTACGCGTATGACAAATCCTCCGACCAGTATGCGCACGCGGCGGTGGTGATGGTCCTGTCGCCGCAAGGGACGGTCAGCCGCTATCTCTACGGCGTCGACTTCCCCGCCATGGACATGCGCCTGGCCATCAACGAGGCCGCGCAAGGCAAGGCGGGAATCACGCTCGAGCGGGTCATGCTCTCGTGCTTCAAGTACGATCCGGCGACGCGGCGCTACGGCTTCTACGTCTTCGGCTTCCTGCGGATGTGGTGGTTCGTGGGAGTCGGCATGGCCGCGACCCTGGCGGTGCTGATTCGCAGGAACGCGCGCCAACGGCAAGCGTCGGGAAACGGCGCTTGA
- a CDS encoding cyclic nucleotide-binding domain-containing protein, protein MSSDTSRELHDEAVQLPSSEQPEESLSDYEHLAETWARRGWLMRAISLCKVILRFEPDHEPTRRLLAEFDVRKMALLAKLGLSVPMPMGQVSAHQTGQAEGRTSQRVSLLSRLGEKEFLSVMEALELREFHAGETIVEEGEPGDSMFAIVEGSVEVVRTLKSGRRRTVAFMGEGDFFGEMSILSGVPRLASVKAFERTAVLELSRERLERLIQRYPSVAQMLRAYHHEHLLSDVLRGNPLFRLLPPERRAALAGEFQLRARAKGAILLEQGTPVDALYLLLRGRCQVLHRHPDGSERLLRTLEEGDIFGEISLMLGLTATATVRAETTCLLLRLDWGSCDRFLMDQPGLCDALSRMSNDRILYSSGLFLEPAARGEAPRRS, encoded by the coding sequence ATGTCGTCCGACACGTCGCGCGAGCTGCATGATGAGGCCGTTCAACTCCCTTCCAGCGAGCAGCCGGAAGAGTCGCTCTCGGATTACGAACACCTGGCGGAGACGTGGGCCCGGCGGGGATGGCTGATGCGCGCCATCTCCTTGTGCAAGGTCATCCTCCGATTCGAGCCGGATCATGAGCCGACACGGCGGCTGCTCGCGGAGTTCGATGTCCGGAAGATGGCTCTCCTGGCGAAGCTGGGGCTCTCCGTGCCGATGCCCATGGGGCAGGTGTCGGCCCACCAGACGGGCCAGGCCGAGGGAAGGACTTCGCAGCGTGTTTCCCTGCTCTCGCGGCTCGGCGAGAAGGAGTTCCTGTCGGTCATGGAGGCGCTGGAACTGCGGGAGTTCCACGCCGGGGAGACCATCGTCGAGGAAGGAGAGCCGGGCGACTCCATGTTCGCCATCGTGGAGGGGAGCGTGGAGGTGGTTCGGACGCTGAAATCGGGGCGGCGGCGCACGGTCGCCTTCATGGGCGAGGGCGACTTCTTCGGGGAGATGTCCATCCTCTCCGGCGTGCCGAGGCTCGCGAGCGTCAAGGCCTTCGAGCGCACGGCGGTCCTCGAACTGTCACGGGAGCGGTTGGAGCGGCTCATCCAGCGCTACCCCTCCGTGGCGCAGATGCTGAGGGCCTATCACCACGAGCACCTGCTGAGTGACGTGCTCCGAGGCAATCCGCTCTTCCGGCTCCTCCCTCCCGAGCGCAGGGCCGCCCTGGCTGGTGAATTCCAGCTCCGCGCCAGGGCGAAGGGGGCGATCCTGCTCGAACAGGGCACGCCGGTGGATGCCCTGTACCTGCTGCTGCGGGGCCGGTGCCAGGTGCTGCACCGTCATCCGGACGGCAGCGAGAGGCTCCTGCGGACGCTGGAGGAAGGCGACATCTTCGGGGAGATCTCCCTGATGCTCGGCCTGACGGCCACCGCCACCGTGCGCGCGGAGACGACCTGCCTGCTGCTGCGGTTGGACTGGGGAAGCTGCGACCGGTTCCTCATGGATCAGCCCGGGCTGTGCGACGCGCTCTCGCGGATGAGCAACGATCGCATCCTGTACTCTTCCGGGCTGTTCTTGGAGCCCGCGGCGCGCGGAGAGGCACCTCGGCGCAGCTGA